CGAGTGACTGCCAAGATCAGGGACGTTTAGCCGGGTGCCGAAACGCTGGCCATCCATTTCAAATGGCAGCTTCGGAACCTTGACCTGCTCACCACTCGGAAGCGTCAACTCTGCCATGCCACCAGACTTATTAAGGTGCTCGTCCTCAAACATATCTTCAGGGCGTTGGATAGGAGAGAACGGCAGCCCGGCTTTCTCACAGAGATCCATCACAGTCTGCTTATCCATCCCAGACAAACGCTCCCGCACCATAGGGATGATTCGGTCGCGAGCCTGAACACGTTGATTGTTCCGACTCAACTCGGCGTCACCACCAAGCTCGGGGAAGTCAAATGCCTCGCAAAACGATACCCACTGAGAGTCGCTGACGACTCCCATAAAGACCTGCTCACCTTCCTGAGCAGTCTCGAACACGTCGTAGATGGCCCACGCCGAAATTCGGCTAGGCATCGGCGCCGCCGCTTTGCCAGTGACGACCTTTTGCATCATGTGCTGAGCGACCAAGAAGGCTGAGTTCTCAAAGAGACCGGTCTGCACAAATTGGCCCCGCCCAGTCTCTTTGCGTTGCAGCAGAGCAGCGAGAATAGATACGGTGCTGAACATCCCACCCATCACGTCGTTGACAGAAGCTCCAGCGCGCAGCGGACGTCCGACAGGCCCCGTCATGTAGGCCAACCCCGTCATCATCTGCACCACCTCATCCAGCGCTGTGCGCTTCTCATAGGGGCCTGGCAGGAAACCCTTCATCGAGCTGTAGATGATGTCGGGTTTAATGGCTTTCACCTGGTCATAGCCCAGGCCCAACTTTTCCATCGCGCCTGGGCGGAAGTTCTCGGTGACGACATCTGCGGTTGCGAGCAGCTTCTTCACTGCCGCCATACCCTCTTTGGATTTGATGTCAACCGCAAAGCTCTTTTTGTTGCGGTTGTAGGTCATCCAGTAACCAGCACCGGAGCCCATCAGTCGGCGAGTGTTATCCCCTTCTGGCACCGGCTCCACCTTGATGACTTCAGCGCCAAGATCAGCGAGAAGAAGACCAGAGGTCGGGCCCATCACCATATGGACAAACTCGACGACTCGGATACCAGCCAGTGGCAGAGACTTTTCTTCGTGCTGGCTCATACGGCCTCCTTCGCATAGGTGAAATTCTTACCAACGCCGGCATCAGGGATGAAGCCATATACAGGCTCTCCAGGAAGCCCACGGAGAAGCACTTCACGAGCGGCAACCAAACGATCAATGTCGACGCCGGTCTTCAGCCCCATGGACTCCAGGAGATACACCAGGTCTTCTGTAACGATGTTGCCCGATGCACCTGGGGCGTATGGGCAGCCGCCCAGACCACCTTGAGAACCATCGAACGTCTTCACACCCGCTTCTAGCGCAGCGACTACGTTGGCCAGGCCTTGGCCACGGGTGTTATGGAAGTGAGCACTTCCAGCGAGAGCGCCGAGTTCCTGGAACAGTCGAGTGAAGAGTCGACGTACCTGAGTTGGATTGGCGTAACCAACGGTGTCGGACAGACCGACCTCATCGACCCCCAGCTCCGCCATTTTCAGGGCAATGGCGATTGTTTCGTCATCAGTAACGACACCTTGGAGCGTGCAACCGAACGCAGTCGACAAGCCCGCCTCGATCTGCACATGCGGGAATCGCTCATTGCGCAGAGCTACGACTGCTTGAACTTCATCGAAGACCTGAGCATGAGTCTTACGGATGTTCGAGATGGAGTGCTGCTCGCTCACGGAGATGGGCAGAGTGATCTTATGGATACCAGCGTTGAAAGCTGCTTCCGCGCCCTTCAAGTTCGGCACTAGCGCAGTGACGAAAAGATTCGGCAGGGTCAGGGCATGGGCAACGACTTGTGCAGTATCGGCCATCTGCGGAAGCAGCTTCGGGGATACAAACGAGCCTACTTCGATTTCTTTCAAGCCAGCGTTTGCCAGAGCCGAAATCCACTCCAGTTTCAGCTCAGTGGGCATGGTGGCCTTGACGCTCTGCAAGCCATCCCTAGGCCCGACCTCGCTGACGAGGATGTCGATTTCTGTCGGTTCTTTCACGGAGGTTCTCCTGTTGCTGGGGAGAGCCTGCCCGAACATTCATGCATTGCAGCTGCAGGGTGAAGCGCTGTTTTTATGATTGTTCTGTCAGGCAGAATTACGTTCTGTTTTAGTATCTACCCACAATTTCATACCTGTCAACGGCACAGTCGATGAACGGATCACGCTCCCGAGCGGTAAGAATACGGTGAAGGAGTTAGCGACTGATGAGACTTGACAGAGCGGAGAATAGCTTGGAAAGTGTTCTACCAAGAGTAATGACGTTCTACCTAGCAGAACAAGAAGCTCGAAACAACAAGATATCCCAGGCAACGTACACTGATGAAGCTGGCACAGACCTCTGCCGTTTGAGCCTCAGCGTCGCATGCCTGTTTTCACATGGAGATTTGCCATGAGCCTGTACGCCCCTCCCGAGGAACGCCCAACAGAAGTATTCAGCAGACTGCCGAAAGAGTTTTGGCGTGATGGTGATTCCGACTGGGTCAGAGCCAACAAGCCAGGACAGCAAGTCGCGAGCTTCTTGGAAGGGCCCTCCTTCGACCAGGCTGGCAATCTCTATGTCACTGATATCCCTTATGGCCGAATCTTCCGGATTTCCCCACAAGGCGACTGGGAGCTGGTTGTTGAATACGACGGCTGGCCTAACGGCTTGAAAATCCATCGTGACGGTCGGATCTTCATTGCCGACTACAAGAACGGGATCCTCGTTCTCGATCCGATCAGCAAACGCATCGAGCCATTCCTGACGCATCGCCGGAGTGAAAGCTTCAAGGGTGTAAATGATCTGTTCTTTGACGGGCAAGGGCACCTCTTCTTCACCGATCAAGGTCAGACGGGCATGCACGATCCAACGGGTCGAGTTTTCCGCTACGACCTGGAGCAACAACGCCTGGATTGTCTGCTGGATAACGGCCCTAGCCCTAATGGCCTGGTGATGGATCTTCAAGAGAAAGCGCTATTGGTTGCGATGACTCGCGGGAACGCAGTCTGGCGTCTTCCGCTACAACCCGACGGCACTACTACCAAGGTGGGTATCTTCACGGCCATGGCAGGGGGCGTGAGTGGCGCTGACGGTATGGCGCTCGATGAGTCAGGCAATCTGTATGTCTGCGATGCGGGCAATGGTTGCGTGTGGGCATTCGACTCGCACGCCATGCCCCTCTATCGATTCAAGTCATGTACCGAGGGTCGCACTCTCACCAACTTGGCCTTTGGTGGGGAAGGTAATCGCGGCCTGTTCATCACTGACTCATCAACAGGGCACATCTTGAGGGCTGATCCTGGCCACTCAGGAAAGCGGATGTTCTCGCACGCGTCAGCTTAAGGATTAGTGCTGTAGCCCTGTGCAAATGGCGCACGGACTTCGCTCGCCCCCCAAAAGAGCCCGGCGAGCCTTTCGACTCATACAAAACAGATAATAAGAGGGCAACATGCTCACACTCTTGAGCTACACAATGATCGTCTGCTTCATGTACCTCGTCATGAGCAAACGACTGTCACCACTGGTTGCCCTCATCCTGGTGCCAGTTGCATTCGCCAGCCTGGGTGGGTTTGCAACCCAGCTTGGCCCGATGATGTTCGATGGCGTGAAGATGCTGGCCCCAACCGGGATCATGCTGACCTTCGCGATCCTCTACTTCTGCATGATGACCGATGCGGGCCTGTTCAACCCTCTGATCAAGCTGATCCTCAAGTGTGTGAAAGGCGATCCCCTGAAGATTGTCATCGGCACTGCTGTTCTCGGAATCTGCGTGGGCCTGGATGGCGATGGTGCCACAACTTATATCATCACCACCGCAGCACTTCTTCCGCTATATCGACGCACAGGGATGAGCCTTCAGGTTCTGGCCACCGTTCTGTTGCTTACCAACGGCGTGATGAACATCCTCCCTTGGGCGGGGCCCTTCTCGCGTGCGGCAAGCGCCATGCACGTAGACATCACTGAACTGTTCATCGAGATGCTGCCGCTCATGATCGCTGGAGCGGGCTGGGTGATTTTCGCGGCCTTCTATCTCGGTGGCCGGGAACGCCGTCGTCTGGGTGTCGTACAACTCGATCATGATGAGGTCATGAGCCACTTCACCGAGTTCAAACTGACCGACTGGCGCTTCCTTTTCAACGCTGTACTCACCATCACGCTGATCACCATGATGATGCTCAGCCTCATGCCCCTCCCGATCCTCTTTATGCTCGCCTTCGGCCTGGGCGTCTTGGTGAATTTCCCCAGCGTCAAAGACCAAAAGGAAGTCATCGGAAAATACGCCGACAACGTCATGGCGGTAACCCTGCTGATCTTCGCCGCTGGCATCTTCGTCGGAATCATGTCCGGCACAGGGATGATCAAGGCGATCTCGGAAAGCCTGAACCATGTGATCCCTGAATCCGCAGGCCATTTCATGTCGGTCATCACGGCCTTCCTCAGCATGCCTTTCACCTACGTACTGACGAACGACGCTTTCTACTTCGGGATTCTCCCCATCCTGGCCGAGACTGCGAGCCATTACGGCATCGGCGCTAAAGAAATGGCCATCGCCGGTTTGATCGGGCAGCCAGTACATCTGCTCAGCCCACTGGTTGCCTCAACCTACCTGCTCTGTGGACTGCTCGACCTGGATTACGGTGACAACCAGCGAGCGTCCATCGGCTGGAGCATCGGTACGTGCCTCGTGATGTTCGTAGCGGCTATCGCGATTGGCACCATCGACGTTTTCAACTGAGGATTTTCCTCAACCGAGCAATACGCAGGTGGGGAAGCTCACCTGCGCTTGAAGTGATCGGCTTCATCAAGGAAGCCAGATTGCGACCCAGGCCTTTCACAAGAAGGTCGGATGTTTTGACGGTCGTTTGACCATTTTGGTGAGCTGCTCGGAGCCACGAACGCCGAGCGTAGGTGAACCTTGGTGACGGGGGGCAACCCCCGACACCTCAATATTCTGGAGAGAGATGTGCAGTGGCTTTTTGAATCGATCACATGGTCAGCTTTAGTGCAGATCGTCGCAATTGACATTCTCCTCGGAGGTGACAACGCGGTCATCATTGCTTTGGCGTGTCGAAACCTACCGCTGCAGTTGCGTAACAAAGCCATTCTGGCAGGTGTTGCCGGTGCCATCCTCTTGAGGATTGTCCTGCTGTTCTTCGCGATTCAACTGCTGTCCCTGCCTGGGCTAAAGATCATCGGCGCAGCTTTGCTGCTTTGGATTGGCATCAAGTTGCTCAAGCCAGAGGACGATAATCATGACGCGATTAATGGAGGTGTCAGCTTGGTCGCCGCCATCAAGACCATCATCATTGCAGACGCGGTGATGTCGCTGGATAACGTCCTCGCTCTAGCAGGAGCAGCTGGTGGTGATCTAATGCTCGTGTCCCTGGGCGTCCTTATAAGCATTCCCATCATCGTTTGGGGCAGCCGGCTGGTTCTTGCCCTGATGGATAAATTTCCTCAAGTCATCATCTTGGGCGCAGGGCTACTCGGCTGGATATCAGGCGGAATGCTGGTGAGTGACATCTGGCTCCAGCCACGAATCCCGTTCCCAGCAGACGTAACTCACTTCGTCGCAAGTGCTGTAGGAGCACTGCTGGTGGTGGCTGTCGGCATCCTGCTCAAAAGACAGAAATCCGCATCAAGCGATACCCGCACCACCCAGTAGTAATACCGCGTAACTCCAACCAACAAAAACAATTTGGCTGCTTCTGCGTGCTCATCTCCTGTGCGCGCAGACTACGCCTGGAGTAAACATGAAGGCACATAACGCAATCCCGGTCTGCACCTTTCTCGGCCTTGGCAATATTGCCTCCCCCGCACTGGCGGAGGGCTTCATAGAGTATTCCAAGGTCTCTCTGCAAACGAAGAATTTCTATTTGAATCGAGACTTTCGAGATGGAGCAGGCCAGAACAAGCGCGATGAATGGGCCCAAGGTTTCATTCTCGATGCCAAGTCAGGTTTCACGCCTGGCCCTTTAGGCTTCGGTGTTGACGCCATTGGGATGCTCGGCCTGAAGCTGGACTCCAGCCCCGGCCGGACAGGCACCGGGCTTCTGCCAGTGCATGATGATGGCAGAGCTCCAGACGAATACTCCAAGCTCGGATTGACAGCGAAAGCACGGCTCTCAGAAAGCCTGCTTGAGGTAGGGACGCTGATCCCGGACATGCCTACCGTTAAGGCTAATAACGGACGCATCTTTCCGCAGACTTTTAGAGGTGGATTGCTGAGCATTGGAGAAATCGAGTCCCTTGATGTCGTGGCGGGCCGCCTCACGAAAGTCACTGACCGCGACCAGACTGCCGCTCAAGACCTTGTGCTGAACAACAAGAACCGTCGCTTCCAGGCCGGCGTTGCTGCTGACCATTTCGACGTAGCAGGCTTTGATTACACCTTCTCCAAAAACCTTGTCGGCTCATATCAGTACGGTTCACTTGAGGATGTGTACACCCAGCATTTCTTCGGGCTTGTTGGATCTGTCCCCTTGCCTGCAGGCCAGTTGAAGGCAGATCTTCGACTTGCCATCAGTAGAGACAGCGGCAGTTCAGCAGCAGGGAAAATCGACAACAGATCAGCCAACGGCATGGTCACGTACAATCTCGAGGGCCACGGCTTTGGCGTCGGCTATCAGCAGATGTCAGGAGACACCGCCTTCCCTTACATCGACGGCACCGACCCCTACTTGATTAACTTCGTCCAGATCAACGACTTCGCCGGCGCCAAAGAGAAGTCTTGGCAGCTTCGGTACGACTTCAATTTTGCCACTGTGGGAATACCCGGCCTGACCTTCATGTCTCGCTACGTCAAAGGCCAAGATGTCGAGCTCGCTGGTACTGCCACCGGTAATGAGTGGGAGCGAAATACTGAACTGCAGTACGTGTTCCAGAGCGGCACGCTGAAGAACCTGGGGATCCGCTGGCGGAACGCAAGCTATCGCTCGGACTTCGCTCGAGGCGCGGACGAAAACCGCCTCATCATCAGCTACAGCATTTCGTTGCAATAACACCCTGCGCAAATCAGCAGCCGAAGCTATAGCTGAATGGCTGCTTTTGGCCAGATACTGACTAAATCAATGGCAGCTTTGGGTCGGAAGCGGTCGCTCACGACTGACTGCTTTCGACCCAATGCGGTCATCCTGGGTAAGCGATTTTTAATGCTCCTACTTCAGCCCTTTCAAGCGCACATTCGCTCTTTGCACCGCAGCCATCTTTTCAGGCCGCTTCATGCGTTTCCACTTTCTGATTTCTTCCTTGATTCGCCCACAGCTCACACACAGATCCCCCTTCAGTTGGCACACTGAGATGCAGGGGTTCTCGATTTCTTTAGCCATCGTCAATAACCTTTAGCCAGGCGCCTGCGCCAGTCTCCACCCTGAATGCGTTGGCATTCTTCCTCGGAGTCGAGTCGGACATTGCGATCTGAGAGCTTCAGGTCGATGGCGGCGTCTTTCAGTGCGTTGGCCGTCAACTCAAAGATGCGATCTTTCGCGTCAACCTGGGCGAGCATTTTGTCCGCCTGCGTTTCAAACACCCAGATAACCTTCAGGGTTTCAGGCCACGCCTTCATGTCGGCAGTGTGGGTGAGCCAGGTAAAGCCTTTGATTTCACTTTTCGCGGTTTCACACGCTTCGGTGAGGTAAGTGATCAGCCGGTGTTCGCTTCGGGCCGTTTCACGTATGCCAGGGCGCATTGCGGGTTCCTCTGGAAATAGGGGTGGAGCAGGTGCTGAATCAGGCCAATCGCCCTCCCCTTGAAAGGCGCTGAAATCAAGCCTTGTTGCAGACCGTGCAGAGTAAACCAACGATTGCCGATATGCATCGTCGTGTGCGAGCGACTCAAGAATACCGGAGCGCTTTGCTTGACCTCTACTTAACCTCAGGTACCAGACTGCCCGCACCTTGATCTGGAGCAGTCTCATGATTCAACCATCAAATCCTGCATTCACCCTGTCGAACCCGGACGGCTTGTACGACCCGCGCAGTAATGGCTATTCCCACGTCGCAGAAGTGACGCCGGGCACAAGGCTGCTGTTCATTGCAGGCCAAGGCGGTGAGGATGCCAACGGAAACCTGCCCCCGAACTTTGCGCAGCAAGCCAGGCAGGCGCTGACCAACCTGGCGACGGCATTGGCGTCCAAAGGGGCAAGCCTGGCACAGGTATTCAAGCTGACGCTGCTGATCGTTGACCATGACGAGGAGCGTCTACGCACCTGGGTCATGGAAGCGAACCGCATCTGGGCGCAAGGGCGGCAACCTGTCTGCACGTTGATCCCTGTGCCGCGCCTGGCACTTCAGGGCATGTTGATTGAAATTGATGCGGTGGCTGCTGGCTGACACCCCGCGCGCTGAATGGCCGGATTCAGATCAGTTTGCCGGATCCGGAAATTGCATGGTATAAATGATATTCACTATCAATTGGATGCCGTCATGGCCTCGACTGACAACGATCTCTTGCAAGCCCTGGCCTTGCACTATGACGATCTGGTCGAGCACATCCGCCAACGCTTTTCCAACCAGCATTTCGCCCGTGACGTGGTGCATGACGTCTGCGTGCAGATTTTGGAGAAACCACCGCTCAAGGCCATCAGCGTACCCATCGCTTTTCTTCGTCGCGCCACGCTCAACCGCGCCATTGATCGGCGCCGCGCCGAAAGCACTCGCTCGTTATACGTACAGAGCCAGATGGCCGTGGTCGAGCAGCATCGCGACGACCTCGACGGCGCGATGGCGCTGGAGTTCGAACAGCGCCTGAGAGCGTTGCTGGCGGTGATCGAGTCGTTGCCAGCGCGCCAGCGTCACGTGTTTCTTCTGCACCGCATCCACGGCATGCCACAACATGAAATCGCCAACGAGCTAGGCATTTCCGTCAACATGGTCGCCCAGCACTTCATGCGGGCCATGCGCACCCTCGCGCAGCGCTGGCAGCCGGAGACCTGACCGATGCAACGCCAAATCCCACCCGTCGTTCCCGATGCCCTGGAGCCTTACGCTGAGTCGCTGCGCACCTTGGTGCCCAGTCGCGAAGCCCTGCTGGCCGAAGCCAGGGCGCAGAGCGCACGCATTGCCAGCCGTCGGCGCAAGGCTGCCGGAACAGCCCTGCTGCTGGCCCTGGCCGGCTGGGCCTGGTTGGCCGACCCGGCGCTCGGCTACCGCCAGGTCGAAGTCGCCAGCAGCGCGCGCGAAGTGCTGCACCTGGCTGACGGCAGCACAATTGAACTGGACGCGGGTAGCGTGCTGCGCATCGAGTACCGCCTGCGCAGCCGGCAGTTCGAACTGCTCGACGGCGAAGGTCTGTTCAGCGTGGCACACCAGCCCAAGCCCTTTATCGTGCGTAGCCAGGGTGTGGCAGTGCGAGACATCGGCACGGTGTTCGATGTGCGCAGCGACCTGCGCGGCGTGCGGGTGGCGGTTCTGGAGGGCGCGGTGGAAGTGGACAACGGCAAGGCCCGCAGACAGCTCACCGCCAACCAGCAGTTGCTCGCCAGCGCGCAGGCGCTTGGCCCGATCGAGGCGACGAGAGCTGGCGAACTGGAGGCCTGGCGGCATGACCTGTTCCACTTCGACGGCACGCCGTTGGACACGGTTGTCGCGCAACTGCAGCGCCATCGCGCCGCGCCAATTCGCTTGGAAGGCCCACCCGCTGGTGCGTATCGACTAAGCGGCGAGTTCCTTACCCGCAACGTCGAACAGCTGATCGACACGCTACCCCGGCTGGCTCCGGTGACCGTGCACCGTGAAGATGGCGGTTTCGTGAAGGTAGTTGTGCGTCACTGAAAATTATTTTCAGTCACACATCAAAGTTCGCCATTGCACAAACGCCAATCCCTATGAAACTCATTATCATTACCTTCGATAGGGATTCCATGACGCTCTTTGTCCACCCGCTGCGCCAGGCGATGCTCCTGGCGACTTTTGGCTTTCTGGCAGCCGGCCCCTTGCAGGCTGAACAGGCACAATACCGCATCGACCTGCCTGCGCAGCCGCTGGACCAATCGATCAGCACCCTCGCCCGACAGACCGGCACCCGTATCCTTTTCAACACAGACGCCGCCCACGCCGTGCAGGCGCCGGCATTGCATCAGCAGCTGAGCGTCGAGCAGGCACTGCGCCAGCTGATCGCCGGCAGCAATCTGACCCTCGGCAAGACCGCCGACGGCCAGTACCTGATCGCCCTGCCAAGCGAGCCCGGCAACGGCGCCCTGGAGCTGGAGACCTCCAGCGTCATAGGCCGCCCGCCGCTGACTACTACCGAGGGCAGCCGTTCCTACACCTCCGGCGCCGTAACCCTGGGCAAAGGCGTGCAGAGCCTCAAGGATATCCCGCAGTCGGTCACCGTCATGACCCGCCAGCAGATGGATGACCAGAACACCCAGACCATCACCGATCTGGTCAGCCGCACGCCTGGTCTGACCGCTACCAAGTCACCGGGCTCGGGGTTGTTCATCTACTCCCGCGGCTTCAGCATCGACACACTGCAGTACGACGGCGTGCCAATACCGCGCAACACCTACTCGCTGGGCAGCTATCTGACCGAAGACCTGAGCTTCTATGACCGCGTCGAAGTGCTGCGGGGCCCGGCCGCGCTGCTGCAAGGTGGCGACAGCCCGGGCGGCGCGATGAACCTGGTGCGCAAGCGTGGTCAGGACAAAGCCACCGTGAGCCTCACCGGCAAGGCCGGGTCGTGGGACCGTTACGGCCTGCAACTGGACGCCGGAGGCCCACTGAACGCCGAAGGCACCCTGCGTGCCCGCACCGTGATCAGCCAGAACGACAACGGATCGTTCATCGACTACGTGCGTGGCTGGAACCAGACCGTCTATGGCGCAGTCGACTACGACTTCACACCCGACCTCACCGTTGGCCTGGGCGTGGCCAACCAGAAGGGTCACTCACGCCCGGCCATGCTTGGCTTGCCGCGTTACGCCGATGGAGGCAACCCGGACTGGTCACGCTCGACTTATGTTGGCGCCGATTGGAACCGTGCCGACAATGACCAGACCAGCGTGTTTCTGGATGCCACTTATCGGCTGAATAACGATTGGCGGCTCAAGGCTGCCGGCGTGTATATGAGCGAACACAATGGTGCCACCTACCAGGCGCTATGGGATGCCCTGCCAGCCAACGGCTCCACCGATAACACCTACATCGACTGGAGCACCGATTTCACCACCCACAGCAAGGGCCTGGACCTTTACCTGGATGGCAGCTTCACCGGTTTCGGCTTCGAGCAGACTTTCCTGCTAGGCGCCAACTACTCCCGCATCAACACCGATGACCGCTGGGCGCGGGCACCCACCTTCGGCGCGGACTCGTCCAATGTCGATCACCATCGACCGATGCCGACCATCTACGATCTGGCCAGTCGCGGCCGTGGCCAACTGACCGAATACGAGGTGGAGCAGAAGGGCTTCTATACGCGCTGGTCGATCAACCTGACCGACCCGTTGAAGCTGATTCTCGGCGCTCGCACCAGCTGGTACGACTACAGCTACGCTGCCGAATTCTTTGACCACAGCGGTTACGGCGAGTCCACCACCAGCAGCAACGGCAAGGTGTCGCCCTATGCAGGGCTGGTGTATGCGCTGGACAAGCAGTGGTCGGTCTACGCCAGCTACACCGACGTATTCCAGCCACAGACCGCGCGCACGACGTCGGGCTCGGTGGTCGAGCCGATCATCGGCAGCAACTACGAGCTGGGCGTGAAAGGCGAGCTGTTCGACGGAGCGCTGAACACATCGGTCGCGCTGTTCCGCTATGACCAGGAGCACCATGCCGTGCTCGACCGCAGCGGCCCGATGGACTGCGATGGCTGGTATTGCTCCAAGGCCTCGGGCAAGGTGCGCAGCCAGGGCCTGGAGGCGCAGGTCAGCGGCGAGGTCATGCGTGGCCTGCAGGTGATGGCCGGCTACGTCTACAACACCACGCGTTATTTGGAAGACGGGGACTACAAGGACAAGGTGTACAGCACCTGGACGCCAAAGCATCAGTTCAAACTGTGGGCCGACTACACCTTGCCGGGTGACTTGAGCCGCACCTCGGTGGGCCTGGGGACCACGGCGGTCACCGGCACTACTTCCTATGACCACGTGTTCGACCTGCCGGGCTATGCGGTGTGGGATGCGCGGGTGGCGTACAAGGTCAGCGACGAAATCACCGTGGCGGCGAACCTGAACAACCTGCTGGACAAGAAGTATTACGTGCCGGCTTACAACACCATTGACTACAACAACTATTATGGGGACCCGCGCAACGTGATGTTCAGTGTGAAATACACGCCTGAGTTCTAGTTTGGTTGCAGTGTGGAAAGATCCGCTGTGAATGGCTCAGCGAGCGTGGCGCAAGCTGACGTTGGTTATAGGCCGGAAACGGTCACTCATGTGTGACCGTTTTCGAGCCTGCCTACAGGCAGGTAGTGAATGGCCGCTTTCGACCCATTGCAATCGTTCAGCTGCATCGCGTTTGTGTAATGCCTGGAATGTTCACTGTGACATCGCCTGCGCCTGTCAGATCGAGCGCCGCCCGCGCGGCGCATCGCGGATTAATCCGCTCCTACAGTTGTTGCAACGTGCCAAACCTGTCAGGCCATGGCTGCTTGCCTTCGTGCACCCCGTGAGTCATACGGGGCGCCGGGAGTGCCCGCCGTGAGTTTGCGCCATGCACACCAAGCTGATAACCGTGGCCTATCAGGTATGGCCACGTTGCAACAACTGTAGGAGCGGATTCATCCGCGATGCGCCGCGCGGGCGGCGCTCGATCTAATAGACAATGCTAATGCCGAGACGAACACCTGCACGCCTCAACACTGACCTCAGCTGAACACCAGAACGTCCGCTATGGGTCGAAAACGATCAGTTGCAAACGGCCCCTAACGCCCCCCCATAGCGGACACTGACAATGGGCTCTCACTCAGCTCATCGTTTCGCGCCAACCAAAGCCAATGCAATTCCTCCCAGCACTATCAGGGATGCGGTCACCATGCGTGCCGAAAGCGGCTCGTTAAGCAATATCACCCCCGTAGCGGATGCAAGCACTGGAACGCTTAACTGAAGGGTTGCGGCTGTTTGAGCGCGAAGTCGTTTCACGACCGCGTACCACACGACGTAGCCTGCCCCGGACGCAAGCGCTCCTGATGCGGCAGCATAAATTACCCCCGTCGGAGTGATTTGTAGATTTGCCCGCGAAAGACTTATGACCGCGACGATCCCCATCAGTGGGAGGCTGCGCAAGAAGTTTCCTGCTGTGTCGCGAGCCGGGCTTTCTGAACGTTTTCCAAGCACGCAATAGCATCCCCAGGCTATGCCCGCGGCTGCCATGAATAGCGCGCTTGTGAGGGGCGGCGCACTGCCACCTGGAGCCAGCAGAACGATCAGACCAGAGAACGCCACTAGCATTCCCATTACTACCCGCAGTTGAAGCTTCTCCCCACTCTTCATGCCCAGGGCGAACATAGTGATTTGCACGGCGCCAAACAAAATCAATGCACCAAC
The genomic region above belongs to Pseudomonas sp. PSKL.D1 and contains:
- a CDS encoding CaiB/BaiF CoA transferase family protein, which encodes MSQHEEKSLPLAGIRVVEFVHMVMGPTSGLLLADLGAEVIKVEPVPEGDNTRRLMGSGAGYWMTYNRNKKSFAVDIKSKEGMAAVKKLLATADVVTENFRPGAMEKLGLGYDQVKAIKPDIIYSSMKGFLPGPYEKRTALDEVVQMMTGLAYMTGPVGRPLRAGASVNDVMGGMFSTVSILAALLQRKETGRGQFVQTGLFENSAFLVAQHMMQKVVTGKAAAPMPSRISAWAIYDVFETAQEGEQVFMGVVSDSQWVSFCEAFDFPELGGDAELSRNNQRVQARDRIIPMVRERLSGMDKQTVMDLCEKAGLPFSPIQRPEDMFEDEHLNKSGGMAELTLPSGEQVKVPKLPFEMDGQRFGTRLNVPDLGSHSKELLAELGYGNDEIAQLEASGTVRSA
- a CDS encoding hydroxymethylglutaryl-CoA lyase, coding for MKEPTEIDILVSEVGPRDGLQSVKATMPTELKLEWISALANAGLKEIEVGSFVSPKLLPQMADTAQVVAHALTLPNLFVTALVPNLKGAEAAFNAGIHKITLPISVSEQHSISNIRKTHAQVFDEVQAVVALRNERFPHVQIEAGLSTAFGCTLQGVVTDDETIAIALKMAELGVDEVGLSDTVGYANPTQVRRLFTRLFQELGALAGSAHFHNTRGQGLANVVAALEAGVKTFDGSQGGLGGCPYAPGASGNIVTEDLVYLLESMGLKTGVDIDRLVAAREVLLRGLPGEPVYGFIPDAGVGKNFTYAKEAV
- a CDS encoding SMP-30/gluconolactonase/LRE family protein, whose protein sequence is MSLYAPPEERPTEVFSRLPKEFWRDGDSDWVRANKPGQQVASFLEGPSFDQAGNLYVTDIPYGRIFRISPQGDWELVVEYDGWPNGLKIHRDGRIFIADYKNGILVLDPISKRIEPFLTHRRSESFKGVNDLFFDGQGHLFFTDQGQTGMHDPTGRVFRYDLEQQRLDCLLDNGPSPNGLVMDLQEKALLVAMTRGNAVWRLPLQPDGTTTKVGIFTAMAGGVSGADGMALDESGNLYVCDAGNGCVWAFDSHAMPLYRFKSCTEGRTLTNLAFGGEGNRGLFITDSSTGHILRADPGHSGKRMFSHASA
- a CDS encoding CitMHS family transporter, with the protein product MLTLLSYTMIVCFMYLVMSKRLSPLVALILVPVAFASLGGFATQLGPMMFDGVKMLAPTGIMLTFAILYFCMMTDAGLFNPLIKLILKCVKGDPLKIVIGTAVLGICVGLDGDGATTYIITTAALLPLYRRTGMSLQVLATVLLLTNGVMNILPWAGPFSRAASAMHVDITELFIEMLPLMIAGAGWVIFAAFYLGGRERRRLGVVQLDHDEVMSHFTEFKLTDWRFLFNAVLTITLITMMMLSLMPLPILFMLAFGLGVLVNFPSVKDQKEVIGKYADNVMAVTLLIFAAGIFVGIMSGTGMIKAISESLNHVIPESAGHFMSVITAFLSMPFTYVLTNDAFYFGILPILAETASHYGIGAKEMAIAGLIGQPVHLLSPLVASTYLLCGLLDLDYGDNQRASIGWSIGTCLVMFVAAIAIGTIDVFN
- a CDS encoding TerC family protein; amino-acid sequence: MQWLFESITWSALVQIVAIDILLGGDNAVIIALACRNLPLQLRNKAILAGVAGAILLRIVLLFFAIQLLSLPGLKIIGAALLLWIGIKLLKPEDDNHDAINGGVSLVAAIKTIIIADAVMSLDNVLALAGAAGGDLMLVSLGVLISIPIIVWGSRLVLALMDKFPQVIILGAGLLGWISGGMLVSDIWLQPRIPFPADVTHFVASAVGALLVVAVGILLKRQKSASSDTRTTQ
- a CDS encoding OprD family porin translates to MKAHNAIPVCTFLGLGNIASPALAEGFIEYSKVSLQTKNFYLNRDFRDGAGQNKRDEWAQGFILDAKSGFTPGPLGFGVDAIGMLGLKLDSSPGRTGTGLLPVHDDGRAPDEYSKLGLTAKARLSESLLEVGTLIPDMPTVKANNGRIFPQTFRGGLLSIGEIESLDVVAGRLTKVTDRDQTAAQDLVLNNKNRRFQAGVAADHFDVAGFDYTFSKNLVGSYQYGSLEDVYTQHFFGLVGSVPLPAGQLKADLRLAISRDSGSSAAGKIDNRSANGMVTYNLEGHGFGVGYQQMSGDTAFPYIDGTDPYLINFVQINDFAGAKEKSWQLRYDFNFATVGIPGLTFMSRYVKGQDVELAGTATGNEWERNTELQYVFQSGTLKNLGIRWRNASYRSDFARGADENRLIISYSISLQ
- a CDS encoding DUF1289 domain-containing protein, producing MAKEIENPCISVCQLKGDLCVSCGRIKEEIRKWKRMKRPEKMAAVQRANVRLKGLK